AAGACCTCGCCGTTGAACTCGTGGTGGCGCAGCACGCCCTTGGTGTCGAGCACCAGGGACCCGTGCTTGGCCACCTCGTCGAGCGGGAAGTCGGGGTGGTCGACGAGCAGCAGCACCAGGTCGGCCTCGCGCAGCTCCTCGGGCGTGCACTCGACCACCGGCACCGGCACGGCGGGACCGCCCGTCTCCGGCAGGTAGGGCTCGCACGCCCGCACGTCGGCGCCCAGCGCCAGCAGGCCCTCGACCACCTGCAGCGACGGCGACTCACGCCAGTCGGACGTGGCCGCCTTGTAGGCCAGGCCCAGCACCAGCACCCGGCTGCCCTGCAGCGCCCGGCCCTGGCTGTTGAGCATCACCATCGAGCGGGTGACCACGTAGTCGGGCATGTGCTCGTTGACGTCGTTGGCCAGCTCCACGAAGCGGAACGTGTGGCCGAGGCGGTTCTTCACCCGCCACGACAGGTACGACGGGTCGATCGGCAGGCAGTGGCCGCCGACGCCCGGCCCGGGCGTGAAGCGCATGTAGCCGAACGGCTTGCTGCTGGCGGCGTCGATGGCGCCCCAGATGTCGATGCCGAGGTCGGCGGCGAACATGGCCAGCTCGTTGACGAGCGCGATGTTGACGTGCCGGAAGGTGTTCTCCAGCAGCTTGACCAGCTCGGCCTCGCCGGTGGTCTTCACCGGGACGACCTTGTCGACCAGCGCCCCGTAGAAGGCCTCGACGCAGCGCCGCGACGGCTCGTCGATGCCCGACACCACCTTGGGCGTGTTGACGAAGCCGTAGTTGGGGTTGCCGGGGTCGATCCGCTCGGGCGAGTAGCCGACGAAGAACTCCTTGCCGCCGGTGAGCCCCGACGACGCCTCCAGCGCCGGCCGCACCAGCTCCTCGGTGGTGCCCGGGTAGGTGGTCGACTCCAGCACCACCAGGGAGCCCACCCGCAGGCGGCGCCCCAGCGTCTCGGTGGCCGCCTCGACGTAGGACAGGTCGGGCAGGCCCTCGCGCAGCGGCGTCGGCACCGTGATGACGGCGACGTCGAACGGCCCGGCCTCGGACGCGTCGGCGGTCGGCAGGTAGCCGCGCTGCAGCGCCTGCGCGAGCACCTCGTCGCCGACGTCGCTCACGTAGGAGCGCGCCGACCGCAGCGCCGCGACCCGCTCGGGGTTCAGCTCCAGGCCGACCACCGGGAAACCCATCTCGACGGCCCGCATCGCCACGGGCAGGCCGACGTAGCCCTGCCCGACGATCAGCACCTTGGCGGTGCGGTCCTCGATCCGGGCCAGCAGCTCGCCGGCGAGGTCGGCCGTGGCGCCGTCGCCGTTGGCCTCCCGCAGGTCCTTCACATCCTCGATCTGCGACACCTCGGGTGCCGTCGATCCCGCGTCCTTGCCCGCCATGTCCTTCGCCATTTCTCCGCCCGCCTTGTAGGTGTGATGTGGGGCTCTACGAGCCCAGTAGCTCGCGTTGTCGCGAGCGGAACCAGTCGAGTGTCTTCACCAGACCCTCCTCGAACGACACCACCGGCACGTAGCCGAGGTCGCGCTGCGCCGCGGACACGTCCGCGTGCGACAGGCGCACGTCGCCGGGACGGCTGCCGACGTGGACCGGTTCCAGGTCCACGCCGAGCTCCGCCTTGAGCACCGCCAGCAGGTCCAGCAGCGAGTGGGGGCTGCCGTGGGCCACGTTGTACGCCTTGCCGGCACACGCCTCCGGGGGCGCCTCGGCGGCGCACAGGTTGGCCTGCACCGCGTCGCTCACGAAGGTGAAGTCGCGCGCCTGCAGGCCGTCGCCGTGCACCTCCGGCGGCAGGCCGTTGAGCAGCGAGTCGATGAACCGCGGGATCACCGCGGCGTACTCGCTGTCGGGCCGCTGCCGAGGGCCGAACACGTTGAAGTAGCGCAGGCACACGGTCTGGAGGCTGTGCAGCTCCCACGCCACCCGGGAGTAGTGCTCGCCGGTCAGCTTGCTCACCGCGTAGGGCGAGCGGGGCATCAGCTGCAGGTCCTCCGGCGTGGGCACCTGGCTGGCACCGCCGTACACCGACGACGACGAGGCCAGCACCACCCGCTGGACGCCGGCCTCACGGGCGGCGGCGAGCACGGTGAGCGTGCCGTGGACGTTGGCCCGGTCGGTGTCGAGCGGGCGGGCGACCGAGCGGGGCACCGAGCCCAGCGCGGCCTGGTGGAACACCACGTCGCAGCCGGCGATCGCTTCCATGACGTCGTCGGGCTGGGAGACGTCGCCCTCCACGAACTTGGCGTCGCGGGTCACGTTCTCGGCACGGCCGGTGGCGAGGTTGTCGAGGACGACGACATCGTCGCCCCGCTCGACGAGGGCATCGACGAGGTGGGAGCCGATGAAACCGGCGCCGCCGGTCACGAGGGTACGCACGCGCTGTCCTCCTTGTCTGCCGCCGCAACGATCTGATCCGCGTGGGCATGGATGTTGGCAACGACGTCTACGACGGTCTCGACAGCCCCCGCCGGGATGTCGCGCCATAGCGGCAGGCTCACGACTCGACTCGACACCCAGTCTGTGACGGGGAGATCGGCCGTGTCGAGATGGGAGTAGGCCGACTGGCGGTGCACCGGCGGCCAGAAGTACGGCCGGGTGTCGACGCCGTCGGCCTTCAGGGCCCTGGCCAACGTGTCGCGGTCGACACCGAACTCGGCCTCGTCGACGATGACCGTCAGGTCCTTGTAGGTGGACTCGTCGTCGGCGTCGACGCTCTGCAGCCGCACGCCGGGAACGCTAGCCAGGCCGGAGCGGTAGCGGTCGGCGAGATCGCGCCGGATCGCCAGGTGGTCGTCGAGCTCCTCCAGGGAGCACAGCGCCGTGGCGGCGTGGAACTCGGACATGCGGGCGTTGAGACCGGCGAACTGGGTGTCGTAGTCGCCCGGGTTGCCGTAGTCGACGCCCAGCCGGACACGGGCCGCCAGATCGTCGTCGTTGGTGGCGACCACGCCGCCCTCGCCGGCGATCAGCACCTTCGTGGGGCTGAGGCTGAACACCTCGGCCGCGCCGAAGCCGCCCAGGGGCTTGCCCCGGTGGGTGCCGCCGAAGCCGTGGGCGGCGTCGAAGATCACCGGGATGCCGGCCTGGCGGGCGACCTCCTCCAGCTCCTCCGGCCGGCACGACGCCCCGAACACGTGGGTGCCCACCAGGAGCGACACCCCGTCGAGGCGCTTGGCCGCGTCGGCGACGTCGATCTGGCAGGTGTCCTCGAGGCATTCCGTGAACCGGGGGACGGCGCCGGCCCACATCGCCGCATGGGCGGTGGCCGAGAACGTGAAGCTCGGCATCGCCACGGCGCTGCCCGGCTTCGCCAGGGCCTGCATGACCAGCATCAGGCCGGCGGTGCACGACGACACGGCGATCGCGTGCCGGACGCCCAGCTTCTCGGCCGAGGCCTCCTCGAACGCCCGTCGCAGGCCGCTGTTGGTGAGCGCACCGCTCTCGTAGGACGGCGTGTACCGGGCCACCACTCGTTCGAGCGGCGGCTTCGCCGGACGGAAGAACGGCAGGCCGTCGGCGAAGGTGGGCGATCCGCCCAGGACTGCTGGTTGGGAAGGCAACTACGTCCTCCGTGCCATTCGGCCCATCACTCCGCCGGGGCGGCGGGAGCGTGGGTTGTGCGCCTGTTGATCCTCATCACGTGCCGCCCACACGGACAGGGCGGTCCGATCGGCAAGCTCGAAGGTACGCCATGTCTCGGCCAGGGCGTGCGTCACCACCGAGGGAACCCCCCAGGCGTCGGCGGTGACCCGCACCCGCTCCGGATCGATCGCGGGGAAGAGCGCCAGCTCGGCGAGGTCGCGCATGACCACCAGGTCGGGCACGGGCGCGGCGAGCACCTCGATGCACGCCAGCACGAGGTGCTCCTCGACGCTGGCGGTGGGGACGTGGCGGTCGGCCAGCGTGAGCAGCGTGGGCGGGTCGGACATCTGCCCGACCACCACGGCGGCGTCCTCGCTGGTGACCGACGACCTCACCTGCAGCCGGGCCGGCGTCGAGGCCATGAGCGGCGCCACCAGGGCCGCGCCCGCCGGGTCGACCAGCAGGGTGGCGCTGCGGAACGTGCGGGTGCCGGGATCGCGGTAGCCGAGGCGGGCCCGGGCCGGGCCGTCGATCAGCCGGTGGGCGAGGCCCGCGGCCGACAGCAGGCTCGACACCCGGACGACCCGCTGCTCCACCAGCAGCGACAGGCCGGCGACCTCGCGCTCGCGGACCGCCAGCTCCTCGGCCTGGGCATCGGACAGCGTGACAGCGCCCCGGTCGGCGGCCGTGGCGAGGATGCCCACCAGCCCGTGGGTGTCGCAGGCGCGCACGAAGTGGAACCACTCGTCGGGCTCGAAGGGCCCGGGGTGCGTCTCCACGACGCTGCCGGCCAGCCCGTACGCGGCCAACCCGAGCAGGAGGTGCTCCTGCGAGACATCGACGCTGGTCACGGATCCAGGGTCTCCCGGACGGCACCCGTGGCGACGAGGAAGCGCACGGCCTCACCGACGGCGCGGCGCCGCGCCCCCGGGTCGTCCTCCAGGTGCTCGGCGAGGTGGTCGGCCAGCACGTCGAGGCTCATCGGGCGCGCCAGCGCCAGCCACAGCGCTGCGTGCAGGCCCTCGAGCGTCGACACCGTCCCGCTGTCGTTCGGCAACACCACGACCCCTTGGGCCGTGCGCCGCCACAAGACCTCCACGGAGCGCTCCCACCGGTTGGTCTCGGTCACCACTGGTGCCGGACCTCCGCTCATCGAGTCCCGCTCTGGCTGATCATCGAGGCTCCCGACCACTGTCGGGGCCTCGAGGCGACGTGGCGCGGTACTGGGATGCGGTGGGACGCAACGACGAGCCGATGGGTGGTGTCTGGCGCGACGCGGCCACCGGCGCCGGCGCCTTGTGACGGCCACCGCGGGGCGAGTCGGAGCGCTTGCCGCCCAGGCCGAGCCGGTCGAACGGACGCC
The DNA window shown above is from Acidimicrobiales bacterium and carries:
- a CDS encoding nucleotide sugar dehydrogenase, with the translated sequence MAKDMAGKDAGSTAPEVSQIEDVKDLREANGDGATADLAGELLARIEDRTAKVLIVGQGYVGLPVAMRAVEMGFPVVGLELNPERVAALRSARSYVSDVGDEVLAQALQRGYLPTADASEAGPFDVAVITVPTPLREGLPDLSYVEAATETLGRRLRVGSLVVLESTTYPGTTEELVRPALEASSGLTGGKEFFVGYSPERIDPGNPNYGFVNTPKVVSGIDEPSRRCVEAFYGALVDKVVPVKTTGEAELVKLLENTFRHVNIALVNELAMFAADLGIDIWGAIDAASSKPFGYMRFTPGPGVGGHCLPIDPSYLSWRVKNRLGHTFRFVELANDVNEHMPDYVVTRSMVMLNSQGRALQGSRVLVLGLAYKAATSDWRESPSLQVVEGLLALGADVRACEPYLPETGGPAVPVPVVECTPEELREADLVLLLVDHPDFPLDEVAKHGSLVLDTKGVLRHHEFNGEVL
- a CDS encoding DegT/DnrJ/EryC1/StrS family aminotransferase; the encoded protein is MPSQPAVLGGSPTFADGLPFFRPAKPPLERVVARYTPSYESGALTNSGLRRAFEEASAEKLGVRHAIAVSSCTAGLMLVMQALAKPGSAVAMPSFTFSATAHAAMWAGAVPRFTECLEDTCQIDVADAAKRLDGVSLLVGTHVFGASCRPEELEEVARQAGIPVIFDAAHGFGGTHRGKPLGGFGAAEVFSLSPTKVLIAGEGGVVATNDDDLAARVRLGVDYGNPGDYDTQFAGLNARMSEFHAATALCSLEELDDHLAIRRDLADRYRSGLASVPGVRLQSVDADDESTYKDLTVIVDEAEFGVDRDTLARALKADGVDTRPYFWPPVHRQSAYSHLDTADLPVTDWVSSRVVSLPLWRDIPAGAVETVVDVVANIHAHADQIVAAADKEDSACVPS
- a CDS encoding SDR family oxidoreductase yields the protein MRTLVTGGAGFIGSHLVDALVERGDDVVVLDNLATGRAENVTRDAKFVEGDVSQPDDVMEAIAGCDVVFHQAALGSVPRSVARPLDTDRANVHGTLTVLAAAREAGVQRVVLASSSSVYGGASQVPTPEDLQLMPRSPYAVSKLTGEHYSRVAWELHSLQTVCLRYFNVFGPRQRPDSEYAAVIPRFIDSLLNGLPPEVHGDGLQARDFTFVSDAVQANLCAAEAPPEACAGKAYNVAHGSPHSLLDLLAVLKAELGVDLEPVHVGSRPGDVRLSHADVSAAQRDLGYVPVVSFEEGLVKTLDWFRSRQRELLGS